Proteins from one Prevotella sp. E2-28 genomic window:
- the pnuC gene encoding nicotinamide riboside transporter PnuC → MTLDWLDIVTTILGLIYIGLEYRAHIALWVIGIIMPALDVILYYQHGLYGDAGMACYYTLAAFYGLFVWKFKKTRKEKKSLPIIYMPRRQYLPALVFFFAAWAAVYYVLITWTDSTVPVLDSFTNALSFVGMWALARKYVEQWLFWMVVDIVCTILYIQKGIPFKAILYGLYVVIAIAGYYKWKGMAKRVKSDQR, encoded by the coding sequence ATGACGCTAGACTGGCTTGACATAGTGACCACGATACTCGGCCTGATATATATCGGGCTTGAGTATCGTGCTCATATTGCCCTTTGGGTGATTGGTATCATCATGCCAGCCCTTGACGTTATTCTGTATTATCAGCACGGACTCTATGGCGATGCCGGCATGGCGTGCTATTACACGCTGGCTGCCTTCTACGGACTTTTTGTGTGGAAGTTCAAGAAGACGCGCAAGGAAAAGAAGTCACTACCTATTATCTATATGCCGCGTCGCCAGTATCTGCCCGCCCTCGTCTTTTTCTTTGCGGCGTGGGCAGCCGTCTATTATGTGTTGATTACGTGGACCGACTCCACTGTGCCTGTGCTCGACTCCTTTACCAATGCCTTGTCGTTCGTGGGCATGTGGGCCTTGGCACGAAAATATGTGGAGCAGTGGCTGTTCTGGATGGTGGTTGATATCGTGTGTACCATTCTTTATATCCAGAAGGGCATTCCTTTCAAGGCCATCCTTTACGGACTCTATGTTGTAATTGCCATTGCCGGCTACTATAAATGGAAAGGCATGGCGAAGCGTGTAAAAAGTGATCAGCGATGA
- a CDS encoding TonB-dependent receptor — protein MKKILLGLTAFMAMNATADNKALNANAEEKALNGAVETTVSGDSLTNVKLQEVQVVSTRAMKKTPMAFTDMNKDQIKAVNHGQDVPYLLSLTPSVTMTSDAGNGIGYTSFRVRGTDPSRINITANGMPLNDAESSTVFWVNMGDFASSVQSMQIQRGVGTSTNGSGAFGASLNMQTENIGSEPYYGVDMSAGSYYSHKETVRFSTGIMSNNWGFQGRLSNIGSKGYLDRASTKLNSYFLQAGYFGDNTMLKFITWNGVEETYHAWNYTSKYEQSLYGRTYNSCGEYYDADGNTRYYDNQTDNYHQQNYQFIWNQRLTNELDLNAVAQYTKGDGYYEEYKRKRTLFEYDLDPTQTWGVSDLVRQKKMANDFYGAVASLIYDNHQNLQATFGGGWNKYDGDHFGLVTWVKAPITALQPNHKYYDNNAKKTDWNVYGKVNYEFLQGLNAYVDLQYRNVNIKMAGPTDEIDWNTYQRIVYDMDKTFKSFNPKFGLTYDITPNHRAYVSYAIAHKEPVRNNFENSINAELEMPKAERLNDLEVGYKYQSKSFTAGANFYWMKYKDQFVLTGEIDKIGEAITRNVPKSFRLGVEVEAAWKPVDWFRWDANATWSKNRVKDITVTLTDKTVANLGDQTLAFSPDWIANNIFTFKYQGFNASIQSQYVSKQYMTNTGFESYQTLDDNGNPVDVSMMLDGHFTTNMDLSYNFQLPQLGLKDVTAGITFYNLFSAKYDNNGWAAPAYTMQGGKVVATGYAASDQYEAGFAPSAPFNFMAHLSINF, from the coding sequence ATGAAAAAGATTCTTTTGGGATTAACAGCATTCATGGCCATGAATGCAACCGCCGACAACAAGGCGTTGAATGCTAACGCCGAAGAAAAGGCGTTGAACGGTGCTGTGGAAACAACAGTATCTGGTGACTCACTGACAAACGTGAAGCTGCAGGAAGTGCAGGTGGTATCAACACGTGCTATGAAGAAGACCCCCATGGCCTTCACTGACATGAACAAGGACCAGATCAAGGCCGTGAACCACGGTCAGGATGTGCCTTACCTATTGTCGCTAACTCCTTCGGTGACGATGACTAGCGATGCCGGTAATGGTATTGGCTACACCAGTTTCCGTGTGCGTGGCACTGACCCCAGTCGTATTAACATCACTGCCAATGGTATGCCCCTGAACGATGCTGAGAGCTCTACGGTGTTCTGGGTGAACATGGGCGACTTCGCTTCCAGTGTGCAGTCCATGCAGATTCAGCGTGGTGTGGGTACGAGTACGAATGGCTCTGGTGCCTTTGGCGCATCTCTGAACATGCAGACCGAGAATATCGGTTCAGAGCCTTATTATGGTGTTGACATGAGTGCTGGTAGCTACTATTCTCATAAAGAGACGGTACGCTTCAGCACGGGTATCATGAGCAACAACTGGGGCTTCCAGGGCCGACTGAGCAATATCGGCTCGAAGGGCTATCTGGACCGTGCTTCTACAAAGTTGAACAGCTATTTCCTGCAGGCAGGCTATTTTGGCGACAACACCATGCTGAAGTTCATCACCTGGAATGGTGTTGAGGAGACCTATCACGCCTGGAACTACACATCAAAGTATGAGCAGAGCCTGTATGGTCGCACCTATAATTCATGTGGCGAGTATTATGATGCTGATGGCAACACCCGTTATTACGACAACCAGACGGACAACTATCATCAGCAGAACTATCAGTTTATCTGGAACCAGAGGCTGACGAATGAGTTGGACCTCAATGCCGTGGCACAATATACCAAGGGCGATGGCTATTACGAGGAGTACAAGCGTAAGCGTACGCTGTTTGAATATGACCTCGACCCCACACAGACCTGGGGTGTGAGTGACCTGGTGCGTCAGAAGAAGATGGCCAACGACTTCTACGGTGCTGTGGCCTCGCTGATCTACGACAACCATCAGAACCTGCAAGCTACCTTTGGCGGTGGCTGGAACAAATATGATGGCGACCACTTCGGACTGGTTACTTGGGTGAAGGCGCCCATCACAGCCCTGCAGCCCAACCATAAGTATTATGACAACAATGCGAAGAAGACCGACTGGAATGTCTATGGTAAGGTGAACTACGAGTTCCTGCAGGGACTGAACGCCTATGTCGATTTGCAGTATCGCAACGTGAATATCAAGATGGCCGGTCCTACGGATGAGATAGACTGGAACACCTACCAGCGTATTGTCTATGACATGGACAAGACCTTTAAGTCTTTCAACCCCAAGTTCGGACTGACCTATGACATCACTCCCAACCACAGGGCCTACGTGTCGTATGCCATTGCTCACAAGGAGCCTGTGCGCAACAACTTTGAGAATAGTATCAATGCTGAACTGGAGATGCCGAAGGCCGAGCGACTCAACGACCTAGAGGTGGGCTATAAGTACCAGAGCAAGAGCTTTACGGCTGGTGCCAACTTCTACTGGATGAAGTATAAGGATCAGTTTGTGCTTACTGGCGAGATTGATAAGATTGGTGAGGCTATCACCCGCAACGTACCTAAGAGCTTCCGCCTTGGCGTAGAAGTTGAGGCTGCATGGAAACCCGTTGACTGGTTCCGTTGGGATGCCAATGCCACCTGGTCAAAGAACCGCGTTAAGGATATCACCGTGACGCTGACCGATAAGACCGTGGCTAATCTTGGCGACCAGACGCTGGCCTTCTCGCCCGACTGGATTGCCAACAACATCTTCACCTTTAAGTATCAGGGCTTTAATGCCAGCATCCAGAGCCAGTATGTGAGCAAGCAGTATATGACAAATACTGGCTTCGAGAGCTATCAGACCCTCGACGACAACGGCAACCCCGTAGATGTGAGCATGATGCTCGACGGCCATTTCACCACGAATATGGACCTGTCGTACAACTTCCAGTTGCCCCAGTTGGGACTGAAGGATGTGACAGCAGGTATCACCTTCTATAATCTCTTCTCTGCAAAGTACGACAACAACGGATGGGCTGCGCCTGCTTATACTATGCAGGGCGGTAAGGTGGTGGCTACTGGCTACGCTGCCTCCGACCAGTATGAGGCTGGCTTCGCCCCCTCAGCACCGTTTAACTTCATGGCTCATCTGAGCATCAACTTCTAA